The Azospirillum baldaniorum genome window below encodes:
- a CDS encoding ABC transporter permease, translating into MTTARADAVLDRLGRVGQFLWSGWAGLAGLALFAALWQAGHERYGDFILPAPLATLAAGLTIAADPTAWELAGQTTLRAVEGFALAALAGAAGGLAAGYSPATMRLARPILTVLLGVPPIAWIVLAMIWFGSTDGTIITTVLVAATPVVFVGVAEGAVTRDRGLDDMARAFGAGPLARLTTLGLRHVAAFLFPALTVALGSAFKVAVMAELLANTGGIGGALAAARANLDVAEALAWVLIAVTGLIVVEYTLVHPIRSEFERWRNAARPWGVKR; encoded by the coding sequence CTGGGCCGGGCTGGCCGGGCTGGCCCTGTTCGCCGCCCTTTGGCAGGCGGGGCATGAGCGCTACGGCGACTTCATCCTGCCGGCCCCGCTGGCGACGCTGGCCGCCGGCCTAACCATCGCCGCCGATCCCACCGCCTGGGAGCTGGCCGGACAGACCACGCTGCGCGCGGTCGAGGGCTTCGCGCTGGCCGCCCTGGCCGGTGCGGCGGGCGGGTTGGCCGCCGGCTATTCCCCCGCGACGATGCGGCTGGCCCGCCCCATCCTGACCGTCCTGCTGGGGGTCCCGCCCATCGCCTGGATCGTGCTGGCGATGATCTGGTTCGGCTCCACCGACGGAACGATCATCACGACGGTTCTCGTCGCCGCGACCCCGGTGGTCTTCGTCGGCGTGGCCGAGGGCGCCGTCACCCGTGACCGCGGGCTGGACGACATGGCCCGTGCCTTCGGTGCCGGCCCGCTCGCCCGGTTGACCACGCTCGGGCTGCGCCACGTCGCCGCCTTCCTGTTCCCGGCGCTGACCGTGGCGCTCGGCTCGGCCTTCAAGGTGGCGGTGATGGCCGAGCTTCTCGCCAACACCGGCGGCATCGGCGGCGCGCTGGCCGCCGCCCGCGCCAACCTCGACGTGGCCGAGGCGCTGGCCTGGGTGCTGATCGCGGTGACCGGGCTGATCGTGGTCGAATACACGCTCGTCCACCCCATCCGGTCCGAGTTCGAGCGCTGGCGCAACGCCGCGCGCCCCTGGGGCGTCAAGCGCTGA
- a CDS encoding TonB-dependent receptor family protein, with translation MTTRGQAGQAAFRTARADTATRAPILLAGLALASLGAAASPPAHAQSAAPGAAVVLSPVMVEGQADSAEATARRRLEAIPGGTALVAEEDLAGKANVTVSDALSGVPGVVVQNFFGGNDQPRIQIRGSGLQQNPVERGILALQNGLPLNRADGSYIVGLANPRQAEFTEIYRGYTANRLGASMLGGAINVISPTGSSAPGYRLGVEGGSFGQFNTALQAGGSAGHLDGLVQVQRSQRDGYRDYNSSERTGFDANVGAVLSDTVTTRFFAGYTDLSFDVAGPLTRQLLESNPKAVYTGPRVVNGVATNPGPNVVRDRPEREAKQFRIGNRTTATFGAHLLDVALGYTHTDDTFRFPISSGIRKTEGGDVTAVARYAYSPDASQPLPLFETTLRYVVGSADREDYLNNAGSQGALFGRSTMDASTLALHGGLNLPLGNAVTLSPAVTVTHATRENDDTFGAARRPTIAFNPANPRVTLPAGSIPAGDTSYDRSYTGFSPSLGLTWKPLEDHTLYAAVSRSFEPPTHDDLIATVNGTPNSSAGRPNPAQPGLVSTAYRTPDLKAQTATTVEAGWRGRFGVVAVDAGTYYSWVKNELLSLRDASGASLGAVNADRTRHFGVDLGLSAFLTERLSGRIAYTFQDFRFQDDPVRGDNRLAGAPRHVINASARYDITGAWSVGAEVDWYPGRTPVDNMNSVYTDGYATVDLRSTYAINERVSVYGEVRNIFDATYASSTLIVDQASPTQAVYLPGDGRAFYAGLKVSF, from the coding sequence ATGACGACACGGGGACAGGCCGGCCAAGCGGCGTTCCGAACCGCGCGAGCGGACACCGCCACCCGCGCCCCCATCCTTCTGGCCGGATTGGCCCTGGCCTCCCTGGGCGCCGCGGCCTCGCCGCCGGCCCACGCGCAGTCGGCGGCACCGGGGGCCGCCGTCGTGCTCTCCCCGGTCATGGTCGAGGGACAGGCCGACAGCGCCGAGGCGACCGCCCGCCGCCGTCTGGAGGCGATCCCCGGCGGCACCGCCCTGGTGGCGGAGGAAGATCTGGCCGGCAAGGCGAACGTCACGGTGTCCGACGCGCTGTCCGGGGTGCCCGGCGTGGTGGTTCAGAACTTCTTCGGCGGCAATGACCAGCCGCGCATTCAGATCCGTGGCTCCGGGCTCCAACAGAATCCGGTGGAGCGCGGCATCCTGGCCCTGCAGAACGGCCTGCCGCTGAACCGGGCCGACGGTTCCTACATCGTCGGGCTGGCCAACCCGCGGCAGGCGGAGTTCACCGAGATCTACCGCGGCTACACCGCCAACCGGCTGGGCGCCAGCATGCTGGGCGGGGCGATCAACGTCATCTCCCCCACCGGCTCCTCCGCGCCGGGCTACCGGCTGGGAGTCGAGGGCGGCAGCTTCGGCCAGTTCAACACCGCCTTGCAGGCCGGCGGCAGCGCCGGACATCTCGACGGGCTGGTCCAGGTCCAGCGCAGCCAGCGCGACGGCTACCGCGATTACAACAGTTCCGAGCGCACCGGCTTCGACGCCAATGTGGGCGCCGTGCTGTCCGACACCGTCACCACCCGCTTCTTCGCCGGCTATACCGACCTGTCCTTCGACGTCGCCGGTCCGCTGACCCGCCAGCTTCTGGAATCGAACCCCAAGGCGGTCTACACCGGCCCTCGCGTGGTCAACGGTGTCGCCACCAATCCGGGACCGAACGTCGTCCGCGACCGGCCCGAGCGTGAGGCCAAGCAGTTCCGCATCGGCAACCGGACGACGGCGACCTTCGGGGCGCACCTGCTGGACGTGGCGCTGGGCTACACCCACACCGACGACACGTTCCGCTTCCCGATCTCCTCGGGCATCCGCAAGACGGAGGGTGGCGACGTCACCGCCGTCGCGCGCTACGCCTACAGCCCTGACGCCAGCCAGCCCCTGCCGCTGTTCGAGACGACCCTGCGCTACGTCGTCGGCTCGGCGGACCGCGAGGATTACCTGAACAACGCCGGCAGCCAGGGCGCCCTGTTCGGGCGCAGCACGATGGACGCCTCCACCCTGGCGCTCCACGGCGGCCTGAACCTGCCGCTGGGCAACGCGGTCACCCTGTCCCCGGCGGTCACCGTCACCCACGCCACGCGCGAGAACGACGACACCTTCGGCGCGGCGCGGCGGCCGACCATCGCCTTCAACCCGGCCAACCCGCGGGTGACGCTGCCCGCCGGTTCGATCCCCGCCGGCGACACCAGCTACGACCGCAGCTACACCGGGTTCAGCCCCAGCCTCGGCCTGACCTGGAAGCCGCTGGAGGACCACACCCTCTACGCCGCGGTCAGCCGCAGTTTCGAGCCGCCCACCCACGACGACCTGATCGCCACCGTCAACGGCACGCCGAACAGCAGCGCCGGCCGCCCGAACCCAGCCCAGCCCGGCCTCGTCTCCACCGCCTACCGCACGCCGGACCTCAAGGCGCAGACGGCGACCACCGTCGAGGCGGGTTGGCGCGGCCGTTTCGGGGTCGTCGCGGTCGATGCCGGGACCTATTACTCCTGGGTCAAGAACGAGCTGTTGAGCCTGCGCGACGCCAGCGGGGCCTCGCTCGGCGCGGTGAACGCCGACCGGACGCGGCATTTCGGCGTCGATCTCGGGCTGTCGGCCTTCCTCACCGAGCGGCTGAGCGGACGGATCGCCTACACTTTCCAGGATTTCCGCTTCCAGGACGATCCGGTGCGCGGCGACAACCGGCTGGCCGGCGCGCCGCGCCACGTCATCAACGCCTCCGCGCGCTACGACATCACCGGTGCGTGGTCGGTGGGGGCGGAGGTGGACTGGTATCCCGGCAGGACCCCCGTGGACAACATGAACAGCGTCTACACGGACGGTTACGCCACCGTCGACCTGCGCAGCACCTACGCCATCAACGAGCGTGTCAGCGTCTATGGCGAGGTGCGCAACATCTTCGACGCGACTTACGCCTCCTCGACCCTGATCGTCGATCAGGCGTCGCCCACCCAGGCGGTCTATCTGCCGGGCGACGGTCGGGCCTTCTACGCCGGCCTGAAGGTCAGCTTCTAA